Proteins found in one Triticum urartu cultivar G1812 chromosome 4, Tu2.1, whole genome shotgun sequence genomic segment:
- the LOC125552929 gene encoding pheophorbide a oxygenase, chloroplastic, which yields MPAVAMPSASLPLLSPRHRPLLRPSTLPASRLSSGLRARGRAGSTRLRVAAPTSVPGEAERAEEPSTSASSPPESSGEKFVWRDHWYPVSLVEDLDPRVPTPFQLLNRDLVLWNDPNSGDWVALDDRCPHRLAPLSEGRIDETGGLQCSYHGWSFDGSGACTRIPQAAPEGPEARAVRSPRACATKFPTLLSQGLLFVWPDENGWDKAKATKPPMLPKEFDDPAFSTVTIQRDLFYGYDTLMENVSDPSHIEFAHHKVTGRRDRAKPLPFKMESSGAWGYSGANAGNPRITATFEAPCYALNKIEIDTKLPIVGDQKWVIWICSFNIPMAPGKTRSIVCSARNFFQFTMPGKAWWQLVPRWYEHWTSNLVYDGDMIVLQGQEKVFLSASKESSADVNQQYTKLTFTPTQADRFVLAFRAWLRKFGNSQPDWYGSPSQDALPSTVLSKREMLDRYEQHTLKCSSCRGAHKAFQTLQKVFMGATVVFGATAGIPADVQFRILLGAAALISAALAYAFYDGQKHFVFVDYVHADID from the exons ATGCCGGCGGTGGCGATGCCGTCCGcctccctccccctcctctccccGCGGCACCGGCCGCTGCTGCGCCCGTCGACCCTCCCGGCCTCCCGCCTCAGCAGCGGCCTCCGCGCTCGCGGCCGCGCCGGGAGCACCCGCCTCCGCGTGGCCGCGCCGACGTCGGTCCCCGGCGAGGCGGAGCGGGCGGAGGAGCCGAGCACGAGCGCGTCCTCGCCGCCGGAGTCCTCGGGGGAGAAGTTCGTATGGCGGGACCACTGGTACCCGGTCTCGCTCGTGGAGGACCTGGACCCGCGCGTGCCCACCCCGTTCCAGCTCCTCAACCGCGACCTCGTCCTCTGGAACGACCCCAACTCCGGCGACTGGGTCGCGCTCGACGACCGCTGCCCGCACCGCCTCGCCCCGCTCTCG gAGGGCAGGATCGACGAGACGGGCGGCCTGCAGTGCTCCTACCACGGCTGGTCCTTCGACGGCTCCGGCGCCTGCACCAGGATCCCGCAGGCCGCGCCCGAGGGGCCCGAGGCCCGGGCGGTGCGCTCGCCGAGGGCCTGCGCCACCAAGTTCCCCACGCTCCTCTCCCAGGGGCTGCTCTTCGTCTGGCCTGACGAGAACGGCTGGGACAAGGCCAAGGCCACCAAGCCTCCAAT GCTGCCCAAGGAGTTCGATGACCCGGCCTTCTCCACCGTGACGATCCAGAGGGACCTCTTCTATGGGTATGACACGTTGATGGAGAACGTCTCCGATCCCTCGCACATAGAGTTTGCTCACCACAAG GTCACTGGACGAAGAGATAGAGCCAAGCCTTTGCCATTCAAAATGGAATCAAGTGGCGCATGGGGATATTCAGGGGCAAATGCCGGTAATCCTCGCATCACTGCAACATTCGAGGCCCCTTGCTATGCGCTGAACAA AATAGAGATTGACACCAAATTACCGATTGTGGGAGATCAGAAGTGGGTCATATGGATTTGCTCCTTCAACATTCCAATGGCCCCAGGAAAAACTCGTTCTATTGTCTGTAGTGCTCGAAACTTTTTCCAGTTTACAATGCCAGGAAAGGCATGGTGGCAG CTTGTCCCTCGATGGTACGAACATTGGACCTCAAATTTGGTCTATGACGGCGATATGATTGTGCTTCAAGGCCAAGAGAAGGTTTTCCTGTCTGCATCCAAGGAATCGTCTGCAGATGTTAATCAGCAGTACACAAAGCTCACTTTCACGCCCACACAGGCCGACCGATTTGTCTTGGCATTCCGGGCATGGCTAAGGAAATTCGGCAATAGCCAGCCTGACTGGTACGGAAGCCCTAGCCAAGATGCATTACCTTCTACGGTCCTTTCAAAGCGAGAG ATGCTAGACAGATACGAGCAGCACACGCTGAAATGCTCGTCCTGCAGAGGAGCGCACAAGGCCTTCCAGACTCTGCAGAAGGTGTTCATGGGGGCGACGGTCGTGTTCGGTGCGACCGCCGGGATCCCTGCGGATGTTCAGTTCAGGATATTGCTTGGCGCCGCTGCTCTGATCAGTGCCGCTCTGGCCTACGCCTTCTACGACGGGCAGAAGCATTTCGTGTTTGTAGACTATGTACATGCTGACATTGATTGA
- the LOC125552930 gene encoding cyclin-dependent kinases regulatory subunit 1, protein MGQIQYSEKYFDDTFEYRHVVLPPEVAKLLPKNRLLAENEWRALGVQQSRGWVHYAVHRPEPHIMLFRRPLNYQQQQDAAAAAAAQMMPK, encoded by the exons atgGGCCAGATCCAGTACTCCGAGAAGTACTTCGACGACACCTTCGAGTACAG GCACGTCGTCCTCCCGCCGGAAGTCGCCAAGCTCCTCCCCAAGAACCGCCTCCTCGCCGAG AACGAGTGGCGCGCGCTGGGCGTGCAGCAGAGCCGTGGGTGGGTGCACTACGCCGTCCACCGGCCGGAGCCGCACATCATGCTGTTCCGCCGCCCGCTCAACTACCAGCAGCAGCAGGACGCGGCGGCCGCCGCCGCGGCGCAGATGATGCCCAAGTGA